The following are from one region of the Methanobrevibacter sp. TMH8 genome:
- a CDS encoding V-type ATP synthase subunit F, translating into MKSSVAIIGDLDTVTGFQLGGVKESKIVETNEDAKNALDELINDEISIIIITEKIADNIRKYIDKKIGSDVLPMIIEIPDKSGPSDMGSDPMGELIKRVIGVEMVK; encoded by the coding sequence ATGAAATCCTCTGTAGCAATAATTGGAGATCTTGATACTGTTACTGGTTTTCAACTTGGTGGAGTAAAGGAGAGTAAAATTGTAGAAACAAATGAAGATGCAAAAAATGCATTGGATGAATTAATTAATGATGAAATTTCAATTATAATTATCACAGAAAAAATAGCTGATAATATTAGGAAATACATAGATAAAAAAATTGGCTCTGATGTATTGCCAATGATTATTGAAATACCAGATAAATCTGGCCCATCTGATATGGGTAGTGACCCTATGGGTGAACTTATCAAAAGAGTTATTGGGGTAGAGATGGTTAAATGA